A genome region from Amblyraja radiata isolate CabotCenter1 chromosome 2, sAmbRad1.1.pri, whole genome shotgun sequence includes the following:
- the aste1 gene encoding protein asteroid homolog 1 isoform X2, translated as MGIHGLMSYIGENHNFFNNLKLQNTRIVIDGNNLFHRLYFDSGLDLKYGGEYDSFTDTIYKFFEALSLCNISPYVVFDGGCDCSDKKFETIKQRAKDKILKAHTISRGGRGTVLPLLAPEVFKQVLMQLQVPFVQCHSEADRDIVTLANQWNCPVLTLDSDFCIFDLKAGYCPLNYFKWKNITGLKDHSDFYISAQCFSIENFCNHFNHLNKALLPLFAVLNGNDYINLPFLENLFTRVRFHARTSSAGRNTRIQGLLNWLAEFSEPKDAIENILKHLKQSELEKVRAVLYYHMDEYIQSEVDLAMYFQNKEIRPHVPTVLANKAPEWILVALLKGELAPFLSDCLTLRRTFLHAQVENNRRSSSHRCSLYIRQVIYGLLISEETFPDATLGLSAKLPGKASLSTEEFGKVHYVQEYDRHEQTLRKNNIQAVGKSFNSVKIHSLQRLPEISILDRTHFFLETLKVNADVHALPVNLHLTVYITCYWIAQAEPKVTLHHLQALLLCIVTGELHKLIYKPGNGNSTENGSEMVYERLSQLRQKEQQMGNLNVDVAHVFCQWQSCLLMGIYLNQLLCCPLPTPDITRLYSGTLIHRFYQELKSMASTDNLLEGSLAADEMYSQLLHAVTATVPTGFFSMGKKSKSRGKLKKKQTIVTSTDKGYQGLPLGNDANRFAALPNENCA; from the exons ATGGGTATCCATGGATTGATGTCCTACATTGGagaaaatcataatttttttaataatctaAAATTGCAAAATACAAGAATTGTGATTGATGGTAATAACTTATTTCACAGACTTTACTTTGACTCTGGTTTGGATCTTAAGTATGGAGGTGAATACGATTCATTTACAGATACCATCTATAAATTCTTTGAAGCTCTATCACTCTGTAATATTTCACCATATGTGGTTTTCGATGGTGGATGCGACTGCTCTGATAAAAAATTTGAAACTATCAAACAACGTGCCAAGGATAAAATCCTCAAGGCACACACAATTTCAagaggtggaagagggactgTGTTGCCACTACTTGCTCCAGAAGTTTTTAAACAAGTTTTAATGCAGTTGCAAGTACCATTTGTCCAGTGTCATTCTGAAGCAGACCGTGACATTGTCACTCTTGCTAATCAATGGAACTGCCCTGTCCTAACACTGGATAGTGACTTTTGTATCTTCGATTTGAAGGCTGGTTATTGTCCACTCAATTATTTCAAGTGGAAAAATATAACTGGTCTTAAAGATCATTCTGATTTCTATATTTCGGCCCAATGTTTCTCAATAGAAAATTTCTGCAACCATTTTAATCACTTGAACAAAGCTCTCCTTCCACTCTTCGCAGTGTTGAATGGTAATGATTATATTAATCTTCCTTTTTTGGAGAACCTTTTCACCAGAGTGCGTTTCCATGCAAGGACGTCTTCAGCAGGAAGGAACACGCGTATTCAAGGGCTCCTGAACTGGCTGGCTGAGTTTTCTGAGCCAAAAGATGCAATAGAAAACATTCTGAAGCACCTCAAGCAAAGTGAACTCGAGAAGGTCCGAGCAGTTCTGTATTATCATATGGATGAATACATTCAGTCGGAGGTGGATCTTGCAATGTACTTTCAGAACAAGGAGATAAGGCCCCATGTTCCCACTGTGTTGGCAAACAAAGCCCCAGAATGGATTTTAGTTGCCCTGTTGAAAGGAGAGTTGGCTCCATTTCTGAGTGACTGCTTGACCTTGAGAAGAACGTTCCTACATGCTCAGGTGGAAAACAACCGCAGGAGCAGCAGTCACAGGTGCTCATTGTACATTCGCCAGGTTATTTATGGATTGCTAATTTCCGAGGAGACTTTTCCTGATGCAACATTGGGTTTATCTGCTAAATTACCAGGAAAAGCCAGCCTTAGTACTGAAGAATTCGGAAAAGTGCATTATGTGCAAGAATATGATAGGCATGAGCAGACCTTAAGAAAAAACAACATTCAAGCAGTAGGGAAAAGTTTCAACTCCGTCAAAATACATTCATTGCAAAGACTACCAGAA ATTTCTATCCTGGATAGAACCCATTTTTTTTTGGAGACCCTGAAAGTGAATGCTGATGTGCACGCTTTGCCAGTCAACCTTCATTTAACAGTTTATATTACCTGCTACTGGATAGCTCAGGCTGAACCCAAAGTGACATTGCACCATCTCCAGGCTCTACTGCTTTGTATTGTAACTGGAGaattacataaactaatatacaaACCTG GGAACGGGAACTCCACCGAGAATGGCAGTGAAATGGTGTATGAAAGACTTTCCCAGCTGAGACAAAAAGAACAGCAAATGGGAAATCTGAATGTAGATGTAGCTCACGTCTTCTGTCAATGGCAGAGTTGTCTTTTAATGGGAATCTATTTAAATCAGCTCTTGTGCTGTCCTCTTCCAACACCAGATATTACACG GCTCTACAGTGGAACTTTAATTCATCGTTTCTAccaagagctgaaatcaatggctTCCACAGATAATCTACTGGAAGGTTCCCTGGCTGCAGATGAAATGTACTCCCAGCTCCTACATGCAGTGACTGCCACAGTACCAACAGGTTTCTTTAGTATGGGGAAAAAATCCAAGTCTCGTGGCAAGTTGAAGAAAAAACAAACTATTGTGACATCAACAGACAAAGGTTATCAAGGGCTCCCTTTGGGAAATGATGCAAATAGATTTGCAGCCTTGCCAAATGAGAACTGTGCCTAA
- the aste1 gene encoding protein asteroid homolog 1 isoform X1 encodes MGIHGLMSYIGENHNFFNNLKLQNTRIVIDGNNLFHRLYFDSGLDLKYGGEYDSFTDTIYKFFEALSLCNISPYVVFDGGCDCSDKKFETIKQRAKDKILKAHTISRGGRGTVLPLLAPEVFKQVLMQLQVPFVQCHSEADRDIVTLANQWNCPVLTLDSDFCIFDLKAGYCPLNYFKWKNITGLKDHSDFYISAQCFSIENFCNHFNHLNKALLPLFAVLNGNDYINLPFLENLFTRVRFHARTSSAGRNTRIQGLLNWLAEFSEPKDAIENILKHLKQSELEKVRAVLYYHMDEYIQSEVDLAMYFQNKEIRPHVPTVLANKAPEWILVALLKGELAPFLSDCLTLRRTFLHAQVENNRRSSSHRCSLYIRQVIYGLLISEETFPDATLGLSAKLPGKASLSTEEFGKVHYVQEYDRHEQTLRKNNIQAVGKSFNSVKIHSLQRLPEISILDRTHFFLETLKVNADVHALPVNLHLTVYITCYWIAQAEPKVTLHHLQALLLCIVTGELHKLIYKPGLGNGNSTENGSEMVYERLSQLRQKEQQMGNLNVDVAHVFCQWQSCLLMGIYLNQLLCCPLPTPDITRLYSGTLIHRFYQELKSMASTDNLLEGSLAADEMYSQLLHAVTATVPTGFFSMGKKSKSRGKLKKKQTIVTSTDKGYQGLPLGNDANRFAALPNENCA; translated from the exons ATGGGTATCCATGGATTGATGTCCTACATTGGagaaaatcataatttttttaataatctaAAATTGCAAAATACAAGAATTGTGATTGATGGTAATAACTTATTTCACAGACTTTACTTTGACTCTGGTTTGGATCTTAAGTATGGAGGTGAATACGATTCATTTACAGATACCATCTATAAATTCTTTGAAGCTCTATCACTCTGTAATATTTCACCATATGTGGTTTTCGATGGTGGATGCGACTGCTCTGATAAAAAATTTGAAACTATCAAACAACGTGCCAAGGATAAAATCCTCAAGGCACACACAATTTCAagaggtggaagagggactgTGTTGCCACTACTTGCTCCAGAAGTTTTTAAACAAGTTTTAATGCAGTTGCAAGTACCATTTGTCCAGTGTCATTCTGAAGCAGACCGTGACATTGTCACTCTTGCTAATCAATGGAACTGCCCTGTCCTAACACTGGATAGTGACTTTTGTATCTTCGATTTGAAGGCTGGTTATTGTCCACTCAATTATTTCAAGTGGAAAAATATAACTGGTCTTAAAGATCATTCTGATTTCTATATTTCGGCCCAATGTTTCTCAATAGAAAATTTCTGCAACCATTTTAATCACTTGAACAAAGCTCTCCTTCCACTCTTCGCAGTGTTGAATGGTAATGATTATATTAATCTTCCTTTTTTGGAGAACCTTTTCACCAGAGTGCGTTTCCATGCAAGGACGTCTTCAGCAGGAAGGAACACGCGTATTCAAGGGCTCCTGAACTGGCTGGCTGAGTTTTCTGAGCCAAAAGATGCAATAGAAAACATTCTGAAGCACCTCAAGCAAAGTGAACTCGAGAAGGTCCGAGCAGTTCTGTATTATCATATGGATGAATACATTCAGTCGGAGGTGGATCTTGCAATGTACTTTCAGAACAAGGAGATAAGGCCCCATGTTCCCACTGTGTTGGCAAACAAAGCCCCAGAATGGATTTTAGTTGCCCTGTTGAAAGGAGAGTTGGCTCCATTTCTGAGTGACTGCTTGACCTTGAGAAGAACGTTCCTACATGCTCAGGTGGAAAACAACCGCAGGAGCAGCAGTCACAGGTGCTCATTGTACATTCGCCAGGTTATTTATGGATTGCTAATTTCCGAGGAGACTTTTCCTGATGCAACATTGGGTTTATCTGCTAAATTACCAGGAAAAGCCAGCCTTAGTACTGAAGAATTCGGAAAAGTGCATTATGTGCAAGAATATGATAGGCATGAGCAGACCTTAAGAAAAAACAACATTCAAGCAGTAGGGAAAAGTTTCAACTCCGTCAAAATACATTCATTGCAAAGACTACCAGAA ATTTCTATCCTGGATAGAACCCATTTTTTTTTGGAGACCCTGAAAGTGAATGCTGATGTGCACGCTTTGCCAGTCAACCTTCATTTAACAGTTTATATTACCTGCTACTGGATAGCTCAGGCTGAACCCAAAGTGACATTGCACCATCTCCAGGCTCTACTGCTTTGTATTGTAACTGGAGaattacataaactaatatacaaACCTG GTCTAGGGAACGGGAACTCCACCGAGAATGGCAGTGAAATGGTGTATGAAAGACTTTCCCAGCTGAGACAAAAAGAACAGCAAATGGGAAATCTGAATGTAGATGTAGCTCACGTCTTCTGTCAATGGCAGAGTTGTCTTTTAATGGGAATCTATTTAAATCAGCTCTTGTGCTGTCCTCTTCCAACACCAGATATTACACG GCTCTACAGTGGAACTTTAATTCATCGTTTCTAccaagagctgaaatcaatggctTCCACAGATAATCTACTGGAAGGTTCCCTGGCTGCAGATGAAATGTACTCCCAGCTCCTACATGCAGTGACTGCCACAGTACCAACAGGTTTCTTTAGTATGGGGAAAAAATCCAAGTCTCGTGGCAAGTTGAAGAAAAAACAAACTATTGTGACATCAACAGACAAAGGTTATCAAGGGCTCCCTTTGGGAAATGATGCAAATAGATTTGCAGCCTTGCCAAATGAGAACTGTGCCTAA
- the hscb gene encoding iron-sulfur cluster co-chaperone protein HscB, which yields MLGALVRAALSPLLTGWRPRALLRPAEACVRACVPRGLRPVPAAGCCCWRCGAAPEPPGFFCSSCRALQPPDRRLDYFQLLGLPRRFPLDPGRLREAHRRLQRALHPDNFGRSSEVERGYSELQSALLNEAFAALLRPLSRGLYLLELELPDEPPAAGEAEAEADPALLGAVLELNERLAEAENQADVRRVAASVEARLRELEEKVVLAFEQGRPRDARPLLRQMKYWNSIGDRVKEQLLPR from the coding sequence ATGCTCGGCGCCCTGGTGCGTGCGGCCCTTTCCCCGCTGCTCACCGGTTGGAGGCCCCGGGCCTTGCTGCGACCCGCCGAGGCCTGTGTCCGGGCCTGTGTGCCCCGCGGCCTGCGCCCCGTCCCCGCcgccggctgctgctgctggcgctGCGGAGCCGCCCCCGAGCCCCCCGGCTTCTTCTGCTCGTCCTGCCGGGCCCTGCAACCCCCGGACCGGCGGCTCGATTACTTCCAACTGCTGGGGTTGCCGCGCCGATTCCCCCTGGACCCCGGGCGGCTGCGGGAGGCGCACCGGCGGCTGCAGCGGGCCCTGCACCCGGACAACTTCGGCCGCAGCTCGGAGGTGGAGCGCGGCTACTCGGAGCTACAGTCGGCGCTGCTGAACGAGGCGTTCGCCGCGTTGCTGCGGCCCCTGTCCCGCGGCCTCTAcctgctggagctggagctgccggatGAGCCGCCGGCCGCCGGGGAGGCCGAGGCCGAGGCAGACCCCGCCTTGCTGGGCGCGGTGCTGGAGCTGAACGAGCGCTTGGCCGAGGCCGAGAACCAGGCCGACGTTCGCCGTGTGGCCGCCTCGGTGGAAGCGCGGCTGCGGGAGCTGGAGGAGAAGGTGGTCCTGGCCTTCGAGCAGGGTCGCCCCCGGGACGCTCGGCCGCTGCTGCGCCAGATGAAGTACTGGAACAGCATCGGCGACCGGGTGAAGGAGCAGCTGCTGCCCCGCTGA